In Terriglobus sp. TAA 43, a single window of DNA contains:
- a CDS encoding serine hydrolase yields MRFSLATLILIELLAVRGGLAQRRPEASVGQRLAADLTWTQAQRDDRFGHMDGIFPVHRVARGKVVRPLPAGKRLLPDSQVDDLMRAEHLAGVLVLQDGRVRNERYGLGLTRAGHWTSFSMTKAVTDTLVGVALRQGKLHSLDDGVTTYLPEMKGSAYDGVTVRQLMTMTSGVRWNENYTSTDADNVRLYTTDVAPGKDATVEYMRTLPRASAPGTVWHYNTGETDLLGVLLRRATGRTLAAQLSGAIWSHAGMERDATWIANDAGPTGEEFGGSGLSASLRDFGRLGLWVMDGGGSQVPDGWFAEATKSQVKAGGAAYGYGWWPQPDGSFAALGIFGQSILIDPQRKLVVVMLGDWDQATGSEHSKVRAAFWHTVQKAADAGR; encoded by the coding sequence GTGCGATTTTCGCTTGCCACTTTGATTTTGATTGAGTTATTGGCGGTCCGTGGTGGACTGGCGCAGAGGCGGCCGGAGGCGTCCGTTGGGCAGCGTCTGGCGGCGGATTTGACCTGGACGCAGGCGCAGCGGGACGACCGCTTCGGACATATGGATGGCATCTTTCCTGTGCATCGAGTGGCGCGGGGGAAGGTTGTTCGGCCGCTGCCGGCTGGTAAACGGCTGCTGCCGGATTCTCAAGTCGACGATCTGATGCGTGCGGAGCATTTGGCCGGGGTGCTGGTGTTGCAGGATGGGCGCGTTCGTAATGAGCGCTATGGTCTGGGACTAACCCGCGCGGGACACTGGACCAGTTTTTCCATGACCAAGGCTGTTACCGACACGCTGGTGGGCGTGGCGTTGCGGCAGGGGAAGTTGCACTCACTGGATGACGGCGTGACTACATACCTGCCGGAGATGAAGGGCAGCGCCTATGACGGCGTGACGGTTCGGCAGTTGATGACGATGACCAGCGGCGTTCGGTGGAATGAGAATTACACGTCGACGGATGCCGACAATGTTCGGCTTTACACGACGGACGTGGCTCCCGGGAAAGACGCGACCGTGGAATACATGCGGACCCTGCCCCGTGCGTCCGCGCCTGGTACGGTGTGGCACTACAACACGGGCGAGACGGACCTGCTGGGAGTTCTTTTGCGCCGTGCGACGGGCAGGACGCTGGCCGCGCAGTTGTCCGGGGCCATCTGGAGTCACGCAGGAATGGAGCGGGACGCTACGTGGATTGCGAATGATGCTGGACCGACTGGAGAAGAGTTTGGCGGATCGGGGCTTTCGGCTTCGCTGCGTGACTTCGGGCGGTTGGGGTTGTGGGTGATGGACGGCGGCGGGTCGCAGGTGCCTGATGGCTGGTTTGCAGAGGCTACGAAGTCGCAGGTGAAGGCTGGCGGAGCCGCGTATGGCTATGGCTGGTGGCCGCAGCCTGACGGCAGCTTTGCCGCGCTGGGAATCTTTGGTCAGTCCATCCTGATCGATCCGCAGCGGAAACTGGTGGTGGTGATGCTGGGGGATTGGGACCAGGCTACGGGCAGCGAACACAGCAAAGTGCGCGCTGCCTTCTGGCATACGGTGCAGAAGGCAGCGGACGCGGGGCGCTAG